In Dehalococcoidia bacterium, the following proteins share a genomic window:
- a CDS encoding SAM-dependent methyltransferase — MPPTLEDIVRRRIQEKGPIPFAEFMEMALYHPAGGYYRRGKGRGARGDYFTSPQAHPAFGALLAVQVYQVWEVLGRPSPFVVAEQGAGDGLLALAFMDFAERLTASFAQALRYVAIDLDTPPSPDWARQRGGQRLRSAALPLRGVVGCLIANEMVDAFPVHRWRVKGGSLEEAYVALRGDGLGEMWGPPSTPALEAWVRALGIPLVEGTEGEACVRLPAWTRDLATALGQGLAIIIDYGGMPAELYRTGRGGTVRAFRQHMATGDLYRHVGQQDITASVDFASLVRCAREAGLEVMGWVRQRVFLRNLGWDALRRALVASRLPPAEAEANRFGLQALVQEEGLGGYGVLLLGKGVPSFPVWGVDGLSPDGVTLVQGALAGGVPLLTPAHAPLLQGRYPHQAVGAQALEVWTPSCTRQRGAVS, encoded by the coding sequence GTGCCCCCCACGTTAGAGGACATTGTCCGCCGACGCATTCAAGAGAAAGGGCCTATCCCCTTCGCCGAGTTCATGGAGATGGCCTTGTATCATCCCGCGGGTGGGTATTACCGGCGGGGGAAGGGGCGCGGGGCGAGAGGGGATTATTTCACCAGCCCCCAGGCTCATCCCGCTTTTGGGGCCCTTTTGGCTGTGCAAGTGTACCAGGTGTGGGAAGTGCTGGGGAGGCCGTCGCCTTTTGTGGTGGCGGAGCAGGGAGCGGGGGATGGCCTTTTGGCCCTCGCCTTTATGGACTTCGCTGAGCGCCTGACTGCCTCTTTTGCCCAAGCCCTGCGGTATGTGGCCATAGATCTGGACACCCCTCCCAGTCCTGACTGGGCACGGCAGAGGGGAGGGCAGCGCCTACGCAGCGCCGCGTTGCCTCTGCGGGGCGTGGTGGGGTGTCTCATAGCCAATGAGATGGTCGACGCCTTCCCGGTGCATCGCTGGCGTGTGAAGGGCGGGTCGCTGGAAGAGGCGTATGTGGCGCTCCGGGGGGACGGTCTGGGTGAGATGTGGGGGCCTCCGTCCACCCCTGCTCTGGAGGCGTGGGTGCGGGCTTTGGGGATCCCTCTTGTGGAGGGAACGGAGGGGGAGGCGTGCGTGCGGTTGCCAGCCTGGACAAGGGATCTGGCAACTGCCCTGGGACAGGGCTTGGCTATCATCATAGACTATGGGGGTATGCCAGCGGAGCTTTACCGCACGGGGCGTGGGGGCACCGTGAGGGCCTTCCGCCAGCACATGGCCACGGGCGATCTGTATCGGCATGTGGGCCAGCAGGACATCACCGCCTCGGTGGACTTTGCGTCCCTGGTGCGCTGTGCGCGGGAGGCAGGCTTGGAGGTGATGGGGTGGGTGCGTCAGAGGGTGTTCCTACGCAACTTGGGGTGGGATGCCTTGCGGCGCGCTCTTGTGGCGTCCCGTTTGCCCCCAGCCGAAGCCGAAGCCAACCGCTTCGGTCTGCAAGCCCTGGTGCAGGAGGAGGGGCTTGGGGGGTATGGAGTGCTCCTGCTGGGAAAAGGGGTGCCTTCGTTCCCCGTGTGGGGGGTAGATGGTCTATCCCCGGACGGGGTAACCCTCGTGCAGGGGGCATTGGCGGGTGGCGTTCCTCTGCTCACCCCTGCCCATGCCCCCCTGCTGCAGGGGCGCTACCCCCATCAGGCCGTTGGGGCGCAGGCGTTGGAGGTGTGGACACCGTCTTGCACCCGCCAGAGGGGCGCCGTATCATGA
- a CDS encoding bifunctional nuclease family protein has translation MQEMVIDSIRVSLMNYQRVVILKEKGADRYLPIWIGPAEADSIAIKLQDVQVPRPLTHDLLRNIIYALGARVAYIVVNDLKDDTFYAKIVLEVDGKSLDIDARPSDAIAIAVRVNAPIYAEESVLEKAGIPGTKEGEAEGEVRSKGEKVEKVTEEEMRKLGAFKEFIEGLNLEDLGKGKTS, from the coding sequence ATGCAGGAGATGGTGATAGACAGCATCCGGGTCAGCCTGATGAACTACCAGCGGGTGGTCATTCTCAAAGAGAAGGGGGCGGACCGTTACCTGCCCATCTGGATTGGCCCTGCGGAGGCGGACTCCATCGCCATCAAGTTGCAGGATGTGCAGGTGCCCCGTCCCCTCACCCATGACCTTCTGCGCAACATTATTTACGCGCTCGGGGCGCGGGTGGCTTATATCGTGGTCAACGACCTGAAGGACGACACCTTCTACGCCAAAATCGTTTTGGAAGTGGATGGGAAGTCTTTGGACATCGATGCCCGTCCCAGCGATGCCATCGCCATTGCAGTGCGGGTGAACGCCCCCATCTATGCCGAGGAGTCGGTGCTGGAGAAGGCCGGCATCCCTGGCACGAAGGAGGGAGAGGCCGAGGGTGAGGTGCGTTCCAAAGGGGAGAAAGTGGAGAAAGTGACCGAGGAGGAGATGCGCAAACTGGGTGCCTTCAAGGAGTTCATTGAGGGCTTGAACCTGGAGGACCTGGGCAAGGGGAAGACCTCTTGA
- a CDS encoding AtpZ/AtpI family protein — protein MAWWVPALRVAGIGFYIALSIVGGIGGGWLLDKWLGTKPWLTLGGVVLGSVVAFYGVYRMVAPLLRNGAPKN, from the coding sequence GTGGCCTGGTGGGTTCCTGCCCTGCGCGTTGCTGGGATAGGCTTCTATATAGCCCTTTCCATCGTGGGGGGAATCGGGGGGGGCTGGCTCCTAGATAAGTGGTTAGGGACAAAACCGTGGCTCACCTTGGGGGGAGTGGTGCTGGGGAGTGTGGTGGCCTTCTACGGGGTCTACCGGATGGTGGCACCCCTCCTCCGAAACGGTGCGCCCAAGAATTAG
- a CDS encoding F0F1 ATP synthase subunit A, producing MGRGTRWLVLAALVVGALGLGGLLTGAIGSAFLGREPLLHRPHVHLAADILPWSIGPFPLRNTLLSAWLATLVIVVLFVGGARTLKMVPGRWQNLIEVFIESLYRFIESVVGTKYARAFFPVIATIFIFVAFNAWLALLPIYPSLGFKEKVVKEGHVETVFVPLLRSAGTDLNMPLALALVSFVFVEFWGFRALGLAYLGKFIRLGNLLRGKIFQGFVDLFVGVLELASEFIRIVSFTFRLFGNMTAGEILLLVSAFLVSFVFSVPFYGLEILVGFVQALIFAGLTTVFVALAVAEHGEGEHH from the coding sequence GTGGGTCGGGGCACACGCTGGCTGGTGCTAGCGGCCCTGGTGGTGGGGGCCCTGGGTCTGGGCGGTTTGCTGACCGGGGCCATCGGCTCCGCTTTCCTGGGGCGGGAGCCGTTGCTGCATCGTCCTCACGTGCACCTGGCGGCCGATATTTTGCCCTGGAGCATAGGCCCCTTCCCGCTACGGAACACCCTCCTCTCGGCGTGGTTGGCCACCCTGGTGATTGTGGTGCTGTTCGTTGGGGGGGCGCGCACGCTGAAGATGGTGCCTGGCCGGTGGCAGAACCTGATTGAGGTGTTCATTGAGAGCCTTTACCGCTTCATTGAGAGCGTCGTGGGCACTAAATACGCCCGCGCCTTCTTCCCCGTCATCGCCACTATATTCATCTTTGTGGCTTTCAACGCCTGGCTGGCCCTTCTGCCTATTTATCCCTCCCTGGGCTTCAAAGAGAAGGTGGTCAAAGAGGGGCACGTTGAGACGGTATTCGTCCCCCTTCTGCGCAGTGCGGGGACGGATCTGAATATGCCCCTGGCCCTTGCGCTGGTATCCTTCGTTTTTGTGGAGTTTTGGGGCTTCCGCGCCCTGGGTTTGGCGTACTTGGGGAAGTTCATCCGATTGGGCAACCTCCTACGGGGCAAGATTTTTCAGGGATTTGTGGATCTTTTCGTAGGTGTCTTGGAGCTGGCTAGCGAGTTCATTCGCATTGTGAGTTTTACTTTCCGTTTGTTTGGGAACATGACCGCTGGGGAAATTCTCCTCCTCGTGTCGGCCTTTTTGGTGAGTTTTGTGTTCTCCGTGCCCTTCTACGGGCTGGAAATCCTGGTAGGCTTTGTGCAGGCGCTGATCTTTGCCGGCCTGACCACGGTATTCGTGGCCCTGGCGGTGGCCGAGCATGGCGAAGGGGAGCATCATTAG
- a CDS encoding ATP synthase F0 subunit C, which yields MPEALSPEAVKMLAAGLAIGLGLLGPGLGIGLLGAAAMNALGRNPEARGAILTNMILAIAFAEALGIYALIVAVILAMVA from the coding sequence ATGCCTGAAGCACTCAGCCCCGAAGCGGTCAAGATGCTGGCGGCCGGTCTGGCTATCGGGTTAGGATTGTTGGGGCCGGGGTTGGGGATTGGCCTGCTGGGGGCGGCGGCCATGAACGCCCTGGGGCGCAACCCCGAAGCGCGGGGCGCTATCTTGACCAACATGATTTTGGCCATCGCCTTCGCCGAGGCTTTGGGCATCTACGCCCTTATCGTGGCGGTCATCCTCGCTATGGTGGCCTAG